A region of Maridesulfovibrio sp. DNA encodes the following proteins:
- a CDS encoding FAD-linked oxidase C-terminal domain-containing protein: MSNAKLAKDFEKIVGAGNVMHEEADLHAYSYDSAVLDPQVPSLVVKPTTTEQLGPVTKLCNEHGLPMTVRGAGTNLSGGTIPHPGGVVVLTNGLNKILEINEQDLYAVVEPGVVTAQFAAQVAAKGLFYPPDPGSQAVSTIGGNVAENAGGLRGLKYGVTKNYVMGMDFYDVNGDLIKSGSRTVKCVTGYNLAGLMVASEGTLGVFSNIILKLVPPPKASKAMMAVFPDVHKASETVASIIASHIVPCTLEFLDNSTIRYVEDYTKAGLPTDAGAILLIEVDGHQAEVIEDAEKVVNICKKCGANEVKMAETAEEREALWTARRNALPALARAKPTTVLEDATVPRSQIPAMMDGLEKIAAKYKINIGTFGHAGDGNLHPTILCDNRDKEEFHRVEEAVNEIFEVALSLKGTLSGEHGIGMAKSKWMEKETSKATLEYSLKMKRAIDPKGILNPTKIIGDV, translated from the coding sequence ATGTCCAACGCTAAATTAGCAAAAGACTTTGAAAAGATTGTAGGTGCTGGAAACGTCATGCACGAAGAGGCTGACCTCCATGCGTACTCTTACGATTCTGCTGTACTCGATCCCCAGGTACCGTCACTCGTAGTTAAGCCTACCACCACCGAACAGCTCGGTCCCGTAACCAAGCTTTGTAACGAACACGGCCTGCCAATGACCGTTCGCGGTGCAGGAACAAACCTTTCCGGCGGTACCATTCCCCACCCCGGCGGTGTTGTTGTCCTGACCAACGGTCTTAATAAAATCCTCGAAATCAACGAGCAGGACCTCTACGCAGTAGTAGAACCCGGTGTTGTGACTGCACAGTTTGCAGCACAGGTCGCCGCAAAAGGACTTTTCTATCCCCCGGATCCGGGTTCTCAGGCAGTTTCCACCATCGGTGGTAACGTTGCCGAGAACGCAGGCGGACTCCGCGGACTCAAATACGGTGTTACCAAAAATTATGTCATGGGCATGGATTTCTATGATGTAAACGGTGACCTGATCAAATCCGGTTCCCGTACTGTTAAGTGCGTAACCGGTTATAACCTTGCAGGACTCATGGTTGCTTCCGAAGGAACTCTGGGTGTGTTCTCCAACATCATCCTCAAGCTTGTTCCTCCGCCGAAGGCATCCAAGGCTATGATGGCTGTGTTCCCTGATGTTCACAAAGCATCTGAAACCGTTGCTTCCATCATCGCCAGCCACATTGTGCCTTGTACTCTCGAGTTCCTTGATAACTCCACCATCCGTTACGTGGAAGACTATACTAAAGCAGGTCTGCCTACCGATGCCGGTGCTATTCTGCTCATCGAAGTTGACGGCCATCAGGCTGAAGTAATCGAAGATGCCGAGAAGGTTGTTAACATTTGTAAGAAGTGCGGTGCCAACGAAGTCAAGATGGCAGAAACCGCTGAAGAACGTGAAGCTCTCTGGACTGCACGCCGTAATGCGCTGCCGGCTCTTGCCCGTGCGAAACCGACTACTGTTCTTGAAGATGCAACTGTTCCCCGTTCCCAGATTCCTGCAATGATGGATGGTCTGGAGAAGATTGCAGCCAAGTATAAAATTAATATCGGAACTTTCGGTCACGCCGGCGATGGTAACCTGCACCCCACCATCCTCTGTGATAACCGTGACAAAGAAGAGTTCCACCGTGTTGAAGAAGCAGTCAACGAAATCTTTGAAGTTGCTCTTTCACTGAAAGGAACCCTTTCCGGAGAACACGGTATCGGCATGGCAAAATCCAAATGGATGGAGAAAGAGACTTCCAAAGCTACTCTTGAATACTCTCTGAAAATGAAGCGTGCTATCGATCCGAAAGGCATCCTGAACCCTACCAAGATCATTGGAGACGTTTAG
- a CDS encoding L-lactate permease produces MSVGILALVAIIPIVLALVLMVGMRWPATKAMPVAWLSAVAGAIAVWNLPAAYVAALTIHGFITAIGVLIIVFGAIIILYTLQYSGGMETIQYGFQGISRDRRVQVIIIGYLFAAFIEGAAGFGTPAALAAPLLLSLGFPPLCAVVMCLVFNSFPVTFGAVGTPIILGMKYLTSYVDQAVAAAVPGLNFHSMEAFDAIIGQWSTVMHLPMIYILPIFMLGFMTRFFGENKSWSEGFGAWKFSLFASTAFTVPYLFTAWFVGPEFPSLIGGLVGLGIAVFGAKKGFCVPEKTWDFGAPSTWDAEWTGSVSAENSGEFKAHMSQFKAWTPYILIGLILVVTRIPELGLKGMLAGVGIPFKNILGFASVNNSIKVLYLPGTIPFALVAVLTIFIHGMPADKAATAWKEAIAKMKNPTIALFFSVALVSIFRGSGIADAALNPNGYTSMPLALAEAVSGLAGQTWPMFASFVGGLGSFITGSNTVSDLLFAEFQWGVAAQLELPRQIIVSAQAVGGAMGNMICIHNIVAACAVVGLSGMEGAILKRTVWPFLVYGVVVGVIACVLSFVMYPTLF; encoded by the coding sequence ATGTCTGTAGGAATTTTGGCCCTCGTAGCGATCATCCCGATCGTACTGGCTCTGGTACTGATGGTCGGTATGCGCTGGCCTGCTACTAAAGCTATGCCCGTTGCATGGCTTTCTGCTGTTGCAGGCGCAATTGCAGTCTGGAACCTGCCCGCAGCTTACGTTGCTGCTCTTACCATTCACGGTTTTATCACCGCTATCGGCGTCCTGATCATTGTTTTCGGGGCGATTATCATTCTTTATACTCTGCAGTATTCCGGTGGTATGGAAACCATCCAGTACGGTTTTCAGGGTATCAGCCGTGACCGCCGTGTACAGGTTATTATCATCGGTTACCTGTTTGCAGCATTCATCGAGGGTGCCGCAGGTTTCGGTACTCCCGCAGCTCTGGCAGCTCCGCTGCTCCTCAGCCTCGGGTTCCCCCCCCTATGTGCAGTCGTAATGTGTCTGGTATTCAACTCTTTCCCCGTAACCTTCGGTGCTGTTGGTACCCCGATTATCCTCGGTATGAAATACCTGACTTCTTATGTTGATCAGGCTGTTGCAGCTGCAGTTCCCGGTCTGAACTTCCATTCCATGGAAGCTTTCGACGCTATCATCGGCCAGTGGTCTACTGTAATGCACCTGCCCATGATTTACATCCTTCCCATCTTCATGCTCGGCTTCATGACCCGTTTCTTCGGTGAAAACAAGAGCTGGTCTGAAGGTTTCGGAGCATGGAAATTCTCTCTTTTCGCATCTACCGCTTTCACCGTACCTTACCTCTTCACTGCATGGTTCGTAGGCCCTGAGTTTCCTTCCCTTATCGGTGGTCTTGTCGGTCTCGGTATTGCTGTCTTCGGTGCTAAAAAAGGTTTCTGCGTACCTGAAAAAACTTGGGACTTCGGCGCACCCTCCACTTGGGATGCTGAATGGACCGGTTCCGTATCTGCTGAAAACTCCGGTGAATTCAAAGCTCACATGAGCCAGTTCAAGGCATGGACCCCTTACATCCTTATCGGTCTTATCCTTGTTGTTACCCGTATCCCCGAGCTCGGCCTGAAAGGTATGCTCGCAGGTGTTGGAATTCCCTTTAAAAATATCCTCGGTTTTGCATCTGTAAACAACTCCATCAAGGTTCTGTACCTCCCCGGTACCATTCCTTTTGCTCTGGTTGCAGTACTGACCATCTTTATCCACGGCATGCCTGCTGACAAAGCAGCTACCGCTTGGAAAGAAGCAATTGCTAAAATGAAGAACCCCACCATCGCACTGTTCTTCTCTGTAGCGCTGGTATCCATCTTCCGCGGTTCCGGTATTGCTGATGCAGCATTGAATCCCAACGGTTACACATCCATGCCTCTGGCACTGGCTGAAGCTGTATCCGGCCTCGCCGGTCAGACCTGGCCCATGTTCGCATCCTTCGTTGGTGGTCTCGGTTCCTTCATTACCGGTTCCAACACTGTATCCGACTTGCTCTTCGCTGAATTCCAGTGGGGTGTTGCAGCTCAGCTCGAACTGCCCCGTCAGATCATCGTATCTGCACAGGCTGTAGGTGGCGCAATGGGTAACATGATCTGCATCCACAACATCGTTGCAGCATGCGCAGTTGTCGGCCTCTCCGGTATGGAAGGCGCAATCCTCAAGCGTACTGTATGGCCCTTCCTCGTATACGGTGTGGTTGTAGGTGTCATCGCTTGCGTACTTTCCTTCGTAATGTACCCGACTCTGTTCTAA
- the pta gene encoding phosphate acetyltransferase yields MSKNLYITATEEKSGKSAIALGVMQLLLRDLQHVAFFRPIINDSQTGDRDHDINLIMKHFNLDINYEDTYAYTLKEARELINSGKHSLLLENILNKYSLLEEKYDFVLCEGTDFQGKDQNFEFDINAEIAANLSCPVLLVANGRGKSADDIIASTQLVIDALEDKGVDTVAAIINRLTVTGDEKKEILSSIKCKTRCAQELLVYGIDENESLGNPSMNDVRKWLNGTVLYGHGRLDTLVDDYVIAAMRIGNFLEYIEDGSLIITPGDRSDIILSSLASRLSSSFPDISGILLTGGLQPSASVHRLIEGWTGVPTPILSVSTNTYRTTQLLSELYGRIDPEDQRKTASALGTFESNVDADELRHRLVTNKSSKVTPKMFEYKLVQKAKAHKQTIVLPEGTSERVLRAADILTRRGVADIVLLGKAEDVTGKISQLGLEMHDVRIIDPESAPQLDDYSETYFKLREHKGIRMSDARDRMMDPTYFASMMVHKGDADGMVSGSITTTAQTIRPAFEFIKTKPDASIVSSVFLMCLKDRVLVFGDCAVNPNPNAEQLAEIALNSAQTARIFGVEPRVALMSYSTGQSGKGADVEKVKEAVKIAKERNPELKLEGPLQYDAAIDPSVARTKLPDSEVAGQATVFIFPDLNTGNNTYKAVQRSAEQSVAIGPVLQGLNKPVNDLSRGCTVPDIVNTVAITAIQAAAEKGQI; encoded by the coding sequence GTGTCTAAAAACCTTTACATCACTGCCACAGAAGAAAAGAGTGGAAAATCTGCCATTGCTCTGGGCGTGATGCAACTGTTGCTGAGAGACCTGCAGCATGTCGCCTTCTTTCGTCCCATCATTAATGATAGTCAGACTGGAGACCGTGATCACGACATCAACCTGATCATGAAGCATTTCAATCTGGATATCAATTATGAGGATACCTATGCCTACACCTTGAAGGAAGCAAGGGAACTCATTAACAGCGGCAAACATTCCCTGCTGCTGGAGAATATTCTTAACAAGTACAGCTTACTTGAAGAGAAATATGATTTTGTCCTTTGCGAAGGAACCGACTTTCAGGGTAAAGACCAGAACTTCGAGTTCGACATCAATGCGGAAATCGCCGCCAACCTTAGCTGTCCCGTTCTTCTTGTTGCCAACGGAAGAGGGAAGAGTGCTGACGACATCATCGCATCAACCCAGCTCGTAATTGATGCTCTTGAAGATAAAGGCGTTGACACCGTAGCCGCAATCATCAACAGACTTACCGTTACCGGTGATGAGAAAAAAGAAATCCTTTCCAGCATCAAGTGCAAAACCAGATGCGCTCAGGAACTTCTCGTCTATGGTATTGATGAAAATGAAAGTCTGGGCAACCCCAGCATGAATGACGTTCGCAAATGGTTGAACGGTACTGTCCTTTACGGTCACGGAAGACTCGATACACTCGTTGATGACTATGTTATCGCTGCTATGCGTATCGGCAACTTCCTTGAATACATCGAAGACGGCAGTCTGATTATCACACCCGGTGACCGTTCCGACATTATTCTCAGTTCTCTGGCTTCCCGTCTTTCCAGCTCTTTCCCGGATATTTCCGGTATCCTGCTGACCGGAGGATTGCAGCCCAGCGCCAGCGTACATCGCTTGATCGAAGGTTGGACCGGTGTTCCCACTCCCATCCTTTCCGTGTCCACAAACACTTACCGCACTACACAACTGCTGAGTGAACTGTACGGAAGAATCGATCCTGAAGATCAGCGTAAAACCGCTTCCGCTCTCGGAACTTTTGAATCGAACGTTGATGCGGATGAACTCAGACATCGTCTGGTAACCAACAAGTCCAGCAAAGTTACTCCTAAAATGTTCGAGTACAAGCTGGTTCAAAAGGCTAAAGCCCACAAACAGACCATCGTTCTTCCCGAAGGAACGAGTGAAAGGGTTCTGCGTGCAGCTGATATCCTGACCCGCCGCGGCGTTGCAGATATCGTACTGCTGGGTAAGGCCGAAGATGTTACCGGAAAGATTTCCCAGCTCGGTCTTGAAATGCACGATGTGCGTATTATTGATCCCGAATCAGCACCGCAGTTAGACGATTACAGCGAAACCTACTTCAAACTGCGTGAGCACAAGGGTATCCGTATGTCCGATGCCCGTGACCGCATGATGGACCCCACATACTTCGCATCCATGATGGTCCACAAAGGTGATGCTGACGGTATGGTTTCCGGCTCTATCACAACAACTGCACAGACCATCCGTCCTGCTTTCGAGTTCATCAAGACCAAGCCCGATGCATCCATCGTATCCAGTGTCTTCCTGATGTGCCTCAAAGACCGTGTACTCGTATTCGGTGACTGCGCAGTTAACCCGAACCCCAATGCAGAACAGCTGGCTGAGATCGCACTGAACTCCGCTCAGACTGCTAGAATATTCGGTGTTGAACCACGTGTGGCTCTCATGTCTTACTCCACCGGTCAGTCCGGTAAGGGTGCTGACGTTGAAAAAGTCAAGGAAGCAGTCAAAATCGCCAAGGAACGCAATCCCGAGCTGAAACTCGAAGGACCTCTGCAGTACGATGCAGCTATTGATCCTTCTGTTGCACGCACCAAGCTTCCCGACAGTGAAGTAGCAGGACAGGCTACCGTGTTTATCTTCCCCGATCTTAATACCGGTAACAATACCTACAAGGCTGTACAGCGCTCCGCAGAACAGTCAGTGGCTATCGGCCCCGTACTCCAGGGTCTGAATAAACCTGTAAACGATCTCTCCAGAGGTTGTACTGTTCCGGATATTGTTAATACTGTCGCAATCACAGCAATTCAGGCAGCCGCCGAAAAAGGACAAATCTAA
- the ldhH gene encoding L-lactate dehydrogenase (quinone) large subunit LdhH, with amino-acid sequence MQDAKNLKEYRKEIKESLGNDFLRTAMDNFAVAYRASRANAFKGMDEKALISEIAAAKDASAQRLDELYLKFKEEAEKRGAVVHLAKDAKEANEIIGRIAMEENCKTIVKSKSMTAEETLLNHHLEDDLNLKVVETDLGEWIIQMRHEGPSHMVMPAIHLSRHQVSDLFSNVTGQKQGDDVQALVKVARRELRQEFVEADMGISGGNFAIAETGSIGLVTNEGNARLVTTLPRVHVALMGLDKLTPKLHDALRVIKALPRNATGQAITSYVTWITGSNECAAAEDDRKKVHFVFLDNGRRALAKDPVFSQVHRCVRCGACANVCPVYRMVGGHKMGHIYIGAIGLILTYFYHGTDKAKNLVQNCINCGACKEICAGGIDLPGLIKDIQARILEEEGHPMYSSFLAKMMKNRKLFHKFLRIAKHAQKPVKAKDGFMRHLPMIFAPDHDFRALPTVAEVPFRDMWAKVKPAKPAETKHKVALFSGCVQDFVYPEQSVATVESMKNKGVDFEFPMDQSCCGLPLQMMGEIDSARDVALQNMKAFEATDCDYIITMCASCASHLKHNYVKMLGKDAQYALRVQDFADKVIDYSSFMNDVLGVEKEDFLDSAGESVTYHAPCHLCRGLDVKEAPRELMVKAGLDYKESAEEEVCCGFGGTYSVKFPKISEQLLQKKINNAKESGAKVLLTDCPGCVMQIRGGAKKQGADLEVRHIAEYMAQRRK; translated from the coding sequence ATGCAGGACGCTAAGAACCTTAAAGAATACAGAAAAGAGATCAAAGAATCTCTTGGTAATGATTTTCTCAGAACCGCAATGGATAACTTTGCTGTTGCCTACCGCGCCAGCCGGGCCAATGCGTTCAAAGGTATGGATGAAAAAGCGCTGATCAGTGAGATCGCCGCTGCAAAAGATGCTTCAGCTCAGAGACTCGACGAACTTTATCTCAAGTTCAAGGAAGAAGCTGAAAAGCGTGGTGCTGTAGTTCATCTTGCCAAGGATGCCAAGGAAGCCAATGAAATCATCGGCCGCATCGCTATGGAAGAAAACTGCAAGACTATCGTTAAATCCAAGTCCATGACTGCGGAAGAGACCCTGCTCAACCATCATCTTGAAGATGACCTGAACCTCAAGGTTGTAGAAACCGACCTCGGTGAATGGATTATCCAGATGCGCCATGAAGGTCCTTCTCACATGGTTATGCCTGCGATTCACCTTTCCCGCCATCAGGTCAGTGACCTTTTCTCCAACGTGACCGGCCAGAAGCAGGGCGATGATGTCCAGGCTCTTGTCAAGGTTGCACGTCGCGAGCTTCGTCAGGAATTTGTGGAAGCTGATATGGGTATTTCCGGCGGTAACTTCGCTATCGCTGAAACCGGTTCCATCGGTCTCGTTACCAACGAAGGTAACGCCCGACTGGTTACCACCCTGCCCAGAGTGCATGTTGCTCTCATGGGTCTCGATAAACTGACCCCTAAACTTCATGACGCTCTGCGTGTGATCAAAGCATTGCCCCGTAACGCAACCGGGCAGGCGATCACCTCTTATGTTACCTGGATCACCGGGTCCAACGAGTGTGCTGCGGCTGAGGATGACAGGAAGAAAGTGCACTTCGTGTTTTTGGACAATGGAAGACGCGCTCTCGCAAAGGACCCGGTGTTCTCTCAGGTCCATCGCTGCGTACGCTGCGGTGCCTGCGCCAACGTTTGTCCTGTCTACCGTATGGTTGGCGGCCACAAAATGGGCCATATCTATATCGGGGCTATCGGCCTCATCCTTACTTATTTCTACCACGGTACTGATAAGGCTAAGAACCTTGTTCAAAACTGCATTAACTGTGGAGCATGTAAGGAAATCTGTGCAGGTGGAATTGACCTGCCCGGTCTGATTAAAGACATTCAGGCCCGCATTCTGGAAGAAGAAGGACATCCCATGTACTCCTCCTTCCTCGCGAAAATGATGAAGAACCGCAAGCTCTTCCACAAGTTCCTGCGCATTGCTAAGCATGCCCAGAAGCCTGTGAAAGCTAAAGACGGTTTTATGCGCCACCTGCCCATGATCTTCGCACCGGACCACGACTTCCGTGCGCTGCCCACTGTGGCTGAAGTACCTTTCAGGGATATGTGGGCTAAAGTTAAGCCTGCCAAGCCTGCTGAAACTAAGCATAAAGTGGCACTCTTCTCCGGCTGCGTACAGGACTTCGTTTATCCCGAACAGTCTGTAGCAACCGTTGAAAGTATGAAGAACAAAGGCGTTGACTTTGAATTCCCCATGGATCAGTCCTGCTGCGGTCTGCCGCTGCAGATGATGGGTGAAATCGATAGCGCCAGAGACGTTGCTCTCCAGAACATGAAAGCCTTTGAAGCTACCGATTGTGACTACATCATCACCATGTGTGCTTCCTGTGCATCTCATCTGAAGCATAACTATGTAAAAATGCTTGGCAAAGATGCCCAGTACGCTCTGCGCGTTCAGGACTTCGCTGATAAAGTCATCGATTACAGCTCCTTCATGAACGATGTACTTGGTGTTGAAAAAGAAGACTTCCTTGATTCCGCCGGCGAATCTGTGACCTATCACGCTCCCTGCCACCTCTGCCGTGGTCTGGATGTTAAAGAAGCTCCCCGTGAGCTCATGGTCAAAGCCGGACTGGACTATAAAGAAAGTGCTGAAGAAGAAGTCTGTTGCGGTTTCGGCGGAACCTACTCTGTTAAGTTCCCCAAGATTTCCGAACAGCTGCTTCAAAAGAAAATCAATAATGCGAAGGAAAGCGGTGCTAAAGTATTGCTGACCGACTGCCCCGGCTGCGTAATGCAGATTCGAGGCGGTGCCAAGAAGCAGGGTGCTGACCTTGAAGTCAGACACATTGCTGAATACATGGCTCAACGCAGAAAATAA
- a CDS encoding lactate utilization protein, giving the protein MTAKAESVKLFTDKAGLASAVVTEISSMDEAYKYTMDLCGKKEACKLLVSGCEQNLSNKAEQFCATKTGKTIVAPALTDKESAALEKECEENGFALIKDSVRNHLGGIDIAFSYADRGISETGTIVLNCPSEELRLATMISEVHVAVLPKSQIVDNSYDLESWMEGNMMEGNYTAFITGPSRTADIERVLAIGVHGPLELHILLLED; this is encoded by the coding sequence ATGACAGCTAAAGCTGAAAGTGTAAAGCTTTTTACCGATAAAGCTGGGCTTGCATCCGCTGTAGTGACTGAGATCTCTTCTATGGATGAAGCTTACAAGTACACTATGGATCTTTGCGGAAAGAAAGAAGCCTGTAAATTGCTTGTTTCCGGTTGTGAACAGAACCTCTCCAACAAAGCAGAGCAGTTTTGTGCCACCAAGACAGGTAAAACCATTGTTGCTCCTGCACTCACAGATAAAGAATCTGCTGCGCTGGAAAAAGAGTGTGAAGAAAATGGTTTCGCCCTCATTAAGGATAGCGTCCGTAACCACCTCGGTGGTATTGATATTGCTTTTTCTTATGCCGATCGCGGTATTTCCGAAACAGGCACTATCGTACTCAACTGTCCTAGTGAAGAATTGAGACTTGCCACCATGATCAGTGAAGTTCATGTGGCGGTTCTGCCCAAGTCCCAGATTGTGGATAATTCCTACGATCTCGAATCATGGATGGAAGGCAATATGATGGAAGGTAACTATACCGCATTCATCACCGGACCCAGCCGTACTGCCGACATTGAGCGCGTTCTCGCAATCGGTGTACACGGTCCCCTTGAACTTCATATTCTTCTTCTGGAGGACTAA
- a CDS encoding acetate kinase has translation MKILVINAGSSSIKYQLLDMNTGNDLASGIVERIGEEMGSISYKTSEKYTAEQPFPTHREGMVEVINLLTAADKGVVKDKAEIAAIGHRIVHGGELFFEPVEIDAKVLQGIRDCIPLAPLHNPGHVIGIETAMELFPGVRQVAVFDTSFHQTMEPKAYMYGVPYEYYENWGLRRYGAHGTSHKYVARETAKLLGKPLEECNIITVHLGNGASISAVKNGKCYDTSMGLTPLGGIIMGTRCGDIDPAIVGFIAERTKQSAAEVVATLTNESGLKGICGSNDLRDIHARIKEGDEKAKLALDMACHRVRQFIGAYAFELGSVDAIVFTAGIGENDEVYRENCLSGLENFGITINKDKNENWDRTPSFISDDDGAVKVAIIATNEELEIANDTVTVLGL, from the coding sequence ATGAAAATCTTAGTTATTAATGCTGGTAGCTCTTCTATCAAATACCAGCTTCTCGACATGAACACCGGTAACGATCTTGCTTCCGGTATCGTTGAACGTATCGGTGAAGAGATGGGCAGCATCTCATACAAAACAAGCGAAAAATATACTGCCGAACAGCCTTTCCCCACCCACAGGGAAGGTATGGTTGAAGTTATCAACCTGCTTACCGCTGCTGATAAAGGTGTTGTAAAAGATAAAGCTGAAATCGCTGCTATCGGTCATCGCATTGTTCACGGTGGTGAGCTTTTCTTCGAGCCTGTTGAAATCGATGCAAAGGTTCTGCAGGGCATCAGGGACTGCATCCCTCTCGCACCTCTGCACAACCCCGGTCATGTCATCGGCATTGAAACCGCTATGGAACTGTTCCCCGGTGTAAGACAGGTTGCCGTATTCGATACCTCTTTTCACCAGACCATGGAACCCAAAGCATACATGTACGGCGTTCCTTACGAGTACTATGAAAACTGGGGCCTCAGAAGATACGGTGCTCACGGTACCTCCCACAAGTATGTTGCCCGCGAAACTGCAAAGCTTCTCGGTAAGCCTCTTGAAGAGTGCAACATCATTACTGTCCACCTCGGAAACGGTGCTTCCATTTCCGCAGTCAAGAACGGTAAGTGCTATGACACTTCTATGGGACTGACTCCTCTCGGCGGTATCATCATGGGAACCCGTTGCGGTGATATTGATCCCGCGATCGTAGGTTTCATCGCTGAAAGAACCAAGCAGAGTGCTGCTGAAGTTGTTGCCACCCTTACCAATGAGTCCGGTCTTAAAGGTATCTGCGGTTCCAACGACCTGCGCGATATTCACGCCCGTATCAAAGAAGGCGACGAAAAAGCCAAACTCGCTCTGGACATGGCTTGCCACCGCGTCCGCCAGTTCATCGGTGCTTACGCATTCGAACTGGGCAGTGTAGATGCCATCGTATTCACTGCTGGTATCGGTGAAAACGACGAAGTTTACCGTGAGAATTGCCTCTCAGGTCTCGAAAACTTCGGCATCACCATCAATAAAGACAAGAACGAAAACTGGGATAGAACTCCCTCCTTCATCAGTGATGACGACGGTGCCGTTAAGGTCGCTATCATCGCCACCAACGAAGAACTTGAAATCGCAAATGATACTGTAACAGTTCTCGGACTGTAA
- a CDS encoding (Fe-S)-binding protein — MEDLKQLAQNLMELDDQMAACMKCGMCQAVCPVFAETMREADVTRGKIALLEKLAHEMVKDADQVNEKLNRCLLCGSCAANCPSGVKIMDIFIKARVIVTSYKGLSPAKKMIFKGLLTRPKLFNTLTEMSAKFQGPFAKIADQASGAASCAMLNPLLGERHFMPLAKKPFRKDYPELDTPRGKSGLKVAFYPGCVVDKMFPNVGHAAIKILEHHGVGIFLPKGQACCGIPTLASGDADTMVTLMKQNIKAFENGTYDYLVTPCATCTATLHETWPKMIDNEDPVFVEKVKDLAAKTMDINAFLVDIVGVKAPAESKKGGKVVTYHDPCHLSKSLGVTAQPRTLLKINENYEFKEMNEANRCCGCGGSFNLYHYDLSKSIGERKAGNVRDAGAQVAATGCPACMMQLGDMLSQTGGGVEVKHVLEIYADSL; from the coding sequence ATGGAAGATCTCAAACAATTAGCACAAAACCTCATGGAGCTGGACGACCAGATGGCCGCCTGCATGAAGTGCGGTATGTGTCAGGCTGTATGTCCTGTCTTTGCCGAAACCATGCGGGAAGCTGACGTTACCCGAGGCAAGATCGCCCTGCTTGAGAAGCTTGCCCATGAAATGGTCAAAGACGCTGATCAGGTTAATGAAAAGCTCAACAGGTGTCTGCTTTGCGGTTCCTGTGCTGCCAACTGTCCTTCCGGCGTAAAGATCATGGATATTTTCATTAAGGCCAGAGTAATCGTCACCTCTTACAAGGGACTTTCACCGGCCAAGAAAATGATCTTCAAAGGGCTGCTTACCCGCCCCAAACTCTTTAACACCCTGACTGAGATGAGTGCGAAGTTTCAGGGCCCGTTTGCAAAAATCGCCGACCAGGCCTCCGGTGCTGCAAGCTGTGCCATGCTGAATCCGCTCCTCGGGGAACGTCACTTCATGCCTCTGGCTAAGAAGCCTTTCCGTAAGGATTATCCCGAACTGGATACCCCCCGCGGCAAGAGCGGACTGAAAGTAGCGTTCTACCCCGGCTGTGTTGTGGACAAGATGTTCCCCAACGTCGGCCATGCGGCAATCAAGATTCTCGAACATCACGGTGTCGGTATCTTTCTGCCCAAGGGACAGGCCTGCTGCGGTATCCCCACACTGGCTTCCGGTGATGCTGATACCATGGTTACTCTCATGAAGCAGAACATCAAGGCTTTCGAAAACGGAACCTATGATTATCTGGTGACTCCCTGTGCAACCTGCACAGCCACATTGCATGAGACCTGGCCTAAAATGATTGATAACGAAGATCCTGTTTTTGTTGAAAAAGTTAAGGATCTTGCAGCTAAGACTATGGATATTAACGCATTCCTCGTTGACATCGTGGGCGTTAAGGCTCCTGCGGAATCCAAGAAGGGCGGAAAGGTCGTTACCTACCACGATCCCTGCCACCTCTCTAAATCGCTTGGTGTTACCGCTCAGCCCCGTACCTTGCTGAAAATTAACGAGAACTATGAGTTCAAAGAAATGAATGAAGCCAACCGTTGCTGCGGCTGCGGTGGTTCTTTCAACCTTTACCATTACGACCTTTCCAAGAGCATCGGTGAACGCAAGGCGGGCAATGTCCGCGATGCGGGTGCTCAGGTTGCAGCCACCGGATGTCCTGCCTGCATGATGCAGCTGGGGGACATGCTGTCCCAGACCGGCGGTGGGGTAGAGGTGAAACACGTTCTCGAAATATACGCTGACTCCCTTTAG